From the Pelorhabdus rhamnosifermentans genome, the window GTTTTGCTGAAGGTGTAATAGGTTATACTTTTGGCAGTGGAATAACTACAAATGCTGCAGATTTTAACGATGTTGAAATTTCTTCCGCTTCGGTTGGATCTAAGAGCGGCAATTTAAAATGGGATACAGGGTGGGCTAAATTTAAAAATTGGCAGCTTAGCAAAAATCTTATGAACTATTATTTTGGACATGCAGGCTATCAATTTAATAATGTATTTTCGATGGCGGCTGAGTATGGCAAAAATACGGAGGCAGCAACTGATGGTACATATTGGTTCCTCAAAGGAGTATATGGTGCGCAGTCCTTAAATGCAGCAAATAAACAGAATTTTACAGTTCAGTATCTTCATGCCTCACAGAACTCACTTAATGGATGTTATACAGGATTTGATGATCAAGCTCACGTTGATGCAAATGATGGAACAAATGGCCATGGTTGGAATTTTCTTGATTTTGCGTATAGATATGCTTTCAGCAATAATATGGTGGGGAAAATTGAATATGGTAAAATTATTGATCAACAAAATTCAAAGGAAGATTATCACTTCTATAAGTTTCAATTGATCTATAAAATATAATTTATAAAAATTTGGGGTGAAAACTTTGAAAAAAATTATTGTTAGCGATCAAGCACCAAAAGCGATAGGACCATATTCGCAGGCAGTTTATGTAGATAAGTTACTTTTCATATCAGGACAATTACCTATTGAGCCTGCCAACGGGACTATGCCAGATGATATTAAGGCACAAACTAAGCAGTCTTTGAAGAATATAAAGGCAATTCTTGAAACTGCTGGGTTAAGCATGGATAGTGTAATTAAAACGACAGTTTATTTAAAAGATTTAGGCGATTTCGCGGAGGTCAACGACATGTATGCAACATTTTTCAAGCAAAACCCTCCCGCTCGTGTGTGTGTTGAGATTTCTCGTTTGCCTAAAGACGCTTTGGTTGAAATTGACGCTATAGCCTACAATGGGAGCAAAAGCGTAAAATAGATTGTTTGTTTTATACATTAAAAAAATCAATTAAAATGGGGATCTATTAATGATGGAAAGTTTAGAGAAGAGTGCGGAAATTGCAATTCGTCAATGTATGGGGGTAAAATCGGGGGAAAGTGTCCTGGTAGTTGCAGATAAAAAACTTCGTAATATTGGTCTAGCACTTTGGGAAAAAGCAGTTGATGTCGGTGTAGAAGCGATATATATGGAAATGACGGCTCGCAAAGAGAATGGTGAAGAACCACCTGCTGCTGTCGCTGCAGCCATGCTTGCTGCAGATGTGGTTTTAGGAGTCACTTCTCGTTCTTTTACTCATACTGTTGCTCGTAAACAGGCCAGTAAAAATGGTGCGAGAATAGCTACATTACCAGGTATAACAGAAAAAATGCTGCAACGCACACTGAATGCTGATTATATGGCTATAGCTAGAATGAGCAAAAAATTGGCTAAAGTTCTGACAGATGGTAAGCTTGTTCATATATTTACACCTGAGGGCACGAATATTAGTATATCTATTGAGGAACGCTCGGGTTATCCAGATACGGGTATCCTTCACGATGCTGGTGATTTTGGTAACTTACCGGCAGGGGAAGCTTATATTGCTCCTAAAGAAGGAACCGCTAATGGCGTAATTGTCGTTGATGGTAGTATGGGGAGTATCGGTATCTTACAAAAGCCTATCAAATTAACAGTAGAAAAAGGTTATGTAACTAAAATTGAGGGCGAGCAGGACGCGAAAAAACTTAAGCTTATTTTGGATAAATATGACAAAGAGGCAAGGAATATTGCCGAATTAGGTATTGGTACTAATCCACAGGCTTCGTTGTCCGGACGTGTTTTAGAGGATGAAAAAGTCATGGGGACTGTTCATTTGGCTATTGGTAGTAATATCGGATTTGGTGGGTTAGTCCAGGTGCCGATTCATTTGGATGGAATTCTTTTAAAGCCGACTCTTATTATTGATGAGCAAGTTATAATAAAAGATGGTAAATGCTTAACTTCTTGAAAAAAACGGGAAAAAAGATGTATTACCGAAAGAACAACTATTATTGTTAATTGATTAGAATGATAAATAGCAAAAGTGTAAGTTCCGAATATTATTTTATATATGGGACTTACACTTTTTATCTTCTATATTATTTGGTGACAAAGCAGTTAGGTGTTTATTTTTTGAGTGACTTGCGGTAGAGTGAGGATAGTCCATAGCGCTTGTCCTTTCTGTGTAATGTGTTCTTTGCAAAACCATCTTTGCACAGCTACAATCTCTATGGACATTTTTTTTAGTTCAATTTCATTTTACAATGAACAAAAAAATAATTATTGTTAATTAGAAATAGTAATAAGTAAACTATATATAATTGCTATATTAAGGTATATAGGCAGGCAAAACCCGTCTTAAATAATTTCAAAAAGAAACAGTTGCAAAAAGCAATTAATAATGGTAAGATGTTTCCAGGAGGTGTATTCCATGAATTTTACGACTCCAAGCCAACGGCTTAGAGAAACTACACGATTACTTATTCGAAAACTGGGGGTTTTAGAAAGAAGCGAAGCTACTTGCTGCAGTATTACATTAACTCAATGTAATACGATTGTCGAAACAGGAAGGCGACAGCAAATATCTGTTAATGAATTAGCAGAATTGCTGAATCTGGATAAAAGCACTGTAAGTAGAACGGTAGATCAGTTGGTAAATAAAGAATTGATCATCCGAGAGCCTGACTCAAATGACCGGCGTTATGTCGCTTTGCGGCTTACCGCTCAAGGTGAAGAATTATTTCACGACATTGAGCAGCGCATGGAAAAGTATTTTACCGAAATTCTAGATTCCATATCTGAAGAGAAGCAGGAGCAAGTAATAGAAAGCTTGCAGCTTTTAGCCGAAGCATTGAAAGGCAGAAGGTGTTGCTAGAGATACGATGAAAGGGGGAATGATTGATGTTCGAGCCTTTTTCTGATGTAGTAGTATATCAATGGTTAGGCTTTTCATCAGCTGACCGGTTGGGATCTGCACTTCATTTTTTTGTTGCCGATACACCGCAAATACTGGTATTGCTTATGGTTGCCATTTTTATCATATCAGTTATCCGATCTTATTTTCCGCCGGAAAAAACCAAGAAATTTCTTAGTCGACGTCAGAGCTTTTTCGGAAATATATTAGCTGCCCTGATTGGTATTATTACCCCATTTTGTTCTTGCTCGGCTGTTCCGTTATTTATTGGCTTTATAGAAGCAGGCGTACCCCTTGGCGTTACATTTTCGTTTTTAATTGCCTCACCGATGGTCAATGAGGTGGCCTTGATTTTACTGTTTGGCTTGTTTGGCTGGAAAATTGCGCTTCTTTATATGGTGAGTGGCGTGGTTATTGCCATTATTGCCGGAATAATTATTGGCAGGTTGGGGCTTGAACACTTGCTGGAAGACTATTCAGGTTATGAAGAAAGCAAGAATAGCATAATCCAAGAGCTTACATTTAAAGAAAGGTGCGGACAGGCAAAAGCATTTACAATCGAATTACTGCGGTATATTGCACCCTACATTGTTATTGCCATTGCTATAGGCGGCCTGATTCACGGCTATGTGCCGGATGATTTTATTGCCCGGTATGCTGGACCTGATAATATTTTTGCAGTTCCTTTGGTAGTATTGCTCGGGGTTCCGCTTTATAACAGTGCTAGCGGGATGGTACCAATTGTCTATTCACTTATAGAAAAGGGATTACCACTTGGCACTGCATTGGCTTTTATGATGGCTGTCTCTGCGATTAGCTTTCCTGAAATGATTATTTTACGCAAAGTTCTGAGGCTAAAATTAATTGCTATTTTTGCCGGAATCCTAACGGTTGCCATTATTTTTACTGGTTATCTATTTAATCTAATCAGCTAAAATGGGGGAGAGAAAAGATGAAACAAGATATTCGTGAAACCGTTCAACAAAGATATGCCAAATTGATTGTCGAAAAATCATGTTCTAGCAGTCCCAAAAGTTGTTGTGGCGACTTAGCTAGTAAGACTGCACAACAAATAACAGATGGGTTGTATCACACCGATGAGGTAGCTGGATTACCTGAAAATATGCTTGCACTGTCTTTGGGCTGTGGCAATCCTACATCACTAGGCCCATTGTATGCAGGAGAAGTAGTCCTTGACTTAGGCAGCGGGGCCGGATTAGATGTATTGCTTTCTGCTCGAAGAGTCGGACCAACGGGAAAAGCCTATGGCTTGGATATGACCGATGAGATGCTTGAAGTCGCCCGAGTCAATCAGAAAAAAGCAGGCATTGAAAACGCCGAATTCTTAAAAGGGCATATTGAGGCCATCCCTTTAGAAACAGAAAGTATCGATGTCGTCGTTTCCAATTGTGTCATTAATTTATCAGGCGATAAAGACAAAGTGATGCGGGAGATCGCCAGGGTATTAAAGCCTGGTGGGCGGATTGCCGTTTCTGATATTGTCATTAAAAAAGCACTACCGAAAAAGATACAGGAAAATGTTTTGGCATGGGTCGGCTGCATTGCTGGCGCACTGACAGAAGAAGAATATCGCCATAAACTAGAAAAAGCCGGGTTAAAAAATATTGAATGTATTGTGACAAAAGAATACGATTTTGCAGACCTTCTTGCTAAGAATAATATTTCTTTATCGCCAGAAGAATGGGCGGATGCTAAGGGTTCTTTGGTCAGCGCTTTTATTAGAGCTAAGAAACCGGCTCGTGAATGGACTCCTGGGATCGATTATACCATTCGCCAAGCAACAGATAATGATTGGCCTGGAATACGGGATGTATTGACGGCTAGCGGACTGCCGATAGTCGGATTAGATTTAAACATCCATCATTTTATCGTTGCTGATCGTGGGCCAATCATAGGTGTGTTAGGAGCTCAGTACGAGCAGAACAAAGCATTGATCCGTTCGTTCGCAGTAATTTCAGAATTGCGAAAAGCGGGTGTTGGTATGGCTTTATGGCACCAAATGCAAATTCAATTGAAAAGCAAAAGAATAGCAGAGGCTTACTTACTGACAGAGACGGCTCAAGATTATTTTAAACGGACAGGATTTTATGAAATCAACCGTGCTGAAGTGCCACTTTCCTTACTCAAAGAATCAGGGCTTGATCAAGCCTGTCCGTGTACGAGCCATTGTATGAAGCTGTTGTTCTAACCGTTTTTCGATTACAAGTGAGAGAAGGGGAATGAATTGAAGGAAAAGATTCGACAGTATGCGCTATCAGCGGGAGCTCATTTGGTCGGTTTTGCAGATGCCGATGATTTGAAAGAGGCACCCGAAGGCTTTCAACCCACGAACATTATGCCAGAAGTTCAAAGCGTGATCGTTTTAGGGAAAGCATTGACTGTTGGGACTGTATTTTCAAAGAACAAGGCTGTTTATACGATGCAAGGAGATACAATTGTAAAAGATTTAGATTCATTAGCAAGTCAAGTCGCGTACTTTATTGAGAGGCAGGGCGGATTAGCTATGACTATTCCAACCGATGCACCTTATTTTTATTGGGATGAGGAACGAAAACATGGCATGGGTATTCTGTCTCACCGTCATGCTGCGGTTAAAGCGGGTCTAGGTGTTATTGGTAAAAGCGCTTTGTTAATTACCCCTGAGTATGGAAGTCGGATCACCTTGGTAACCATTCTGACCGATTTGAAATTGGCGGCGGATTCTCTAATGAACAATAATCTCTGTCCGCCAGCCTGTAAACGGTGCGTCGATGCCTGCCCAACGAAAGCATTAAGTGGAAATGGTTCAGTAGAACAAAAATTGTGTCGAAGTCACGTAGGCACAACATCAGACAGAGGACATGATTTGGTAAATTGCTGGAATTGCCGCGTTGTGTGTCCGCATACAGGCAATCAAGCTAATAATGCCTAAGGATCTTTTACAGTAAAAGGGGTAGCAACTTTGGGGTTGCTGCCTTTTTATTATGGCTAATATGATCGACAAACATTGGGCAAAATAATTTTTTATTGTCACGAAAATTGAGCAGGATAATATACTATACTATAGAATATCACTATATGAACATACGGTGATATAAAAAGGAGGATTCAATTATGAAAAAGATTGAAATTTTTGAAGTGGCGTTGTGCTGTTCAACAGGAGTGTGTGGTCCCTCTGTTAATGAGGACTTGCTTCGCATTACAGCCGCTGTTAATAAAATTAATGCCAGCGGTGGCAACGCTATCTGCTATAACCTGAATAGTAATCCTGATGTGTATGTAAAAAACGTTATTGTTAATGAGCTGTTAATGAAGGATGGTGAAACAGTACTTCCTATCACTTTATTAGACGGAATCGTTGTGAAAACCAAGGCTTATCCGTCAAATAATGAATTAGCGGACTGGAGTGGCATTGCTTTGTCAACTGACGCATCGTCCAATGATTGTGGTTGTAATTCGGCCTGTTGCGGAGACTCTGAAAGTGGGTGCTGCTGACAGTAAGGAGGGAGAGTGTACAATGCTGAAACTATACGAACCAGCAAAACTTGATTTAAAAAAGTACATTTTTTTTACAGGAAAAGGTGGGGTTGGAAAGACTTCTACGGCCTGTGCTACAGCTGTAACCTTTGCTGATCGTGGCAATAAGGTACTTCTTATCAGTACCGATCCAGCTTCGAATCTCCAGGATGTTTTTGAAACAACGCTTGACAATAAAGGCGTTCAAATTCAGGGTGTTCCCAATTTAACCGTTCTAAATTTAGATCCTATACAAGCTGCGTATGAGTATAAAGAATCTGTGGTAGGTCCTTACAAAGGAAAATTGCCTGAATCGGTCATAAAAAACATGGAAGAACAGTTATCAGGCGCATGTACTGTAGAAATAGCGGCATTCAATGAGTTTTCCAATTATCTTACCAATAAGGAACTGGAAGCAAAATATGACTATATTATCTTTGACACGGCACCGACCGGACATACTTTAAGGATGTTGCAGCTGCCTACAGCCTGGTCAACGTTTATTAGTGAGAGTCAGCACGGAGCTAGCTGTCTGGGACAATTGGCAGGGCTTGAAGACAAAAAGGATATGTACAAAAATGCAGTAAACAACCTGGCAAATGCTGAACTCACCACATTGGTGCTTATCGCCAAACCTGAGTATTCACCACTGTTTGAAGCCAGCAAAACATCTCATGAACTTAAAGAATTAGGTGTAAAGAATCAGATACTGATCATTAATGGAATATTTGAAGGAGATGCCGGTCTTTGTGATATATCCAAACGTTTGGTGGAAAAACAAACAACTGCTCTTCAAAATATTCCTGAAGAGATTAGAAATCTACCTGCATACAAGATTCCTCTGCGTGACTATAATGTTACCGGCATAGAAAAAATCCGGTTAATGTTAAAATCAAATTTCCTGACCGATAGTAGTGAAGTTGTTGAAATCAAAGGCTATCATAAGCTGAATGAATTAATAGGATACCTTCATGCTCAAAACAAAAAAGTCCTATTTACCATGGGAAAAGGCGGAGTAGGTAAAACGACTTTAGCTGCAAGTATTGCTTTAGGTTTGATTGCAAGGGGGGAAAAAGTGCATCTTACAACAACTGATCCGGCCAATCATCTCAAGCTGCTGGTCGAATCGACTGAGAATTTAACGGTAAGCAGCATCAATCCTGAGGAGGCAGTAAAAAAATACCGACAAGATGTACTTGAAAAAGCAAAACAAACAATGAGTCAAGAAGATCTATCCTATATTGAAGAAGATTTGCGGTCGCCGTGCACGCAGGAAATTGCCATTTTCAATGTGTTCGCCAGTATCGTAGATGCATGTGACGAGGAAGTGGTCGTCATTGATACGGCACCAACCGGTCATACTCTTTTACTGCTGGATGCTACCGAAACTTATCATAAGGAAGTTGCGCGCATCAAAGGAGATCTGCCTGATGCGGTGAAAAAGCTGCTGCCAAGGCTTAGAAATGCTCAGGAAACAGAGGTGATTATCGTTACATTACCTGAGGCAACCCCTGTCTATGAAGCGCAAAGGCTTGAAGAAGATCTTAAGAGAGCAGGAATACACACCAATTGGTGGATCGTAAACTCAAGTTTTAGTCTGGTTGATACGGAGCAACCCTTGCTAACCGCCAAAGCCAAGGCTGAACGAATGTGGATCAATAGGGTATATGATTTGGCAAAAGGCCATATCGTGTTATTGCCTTGGCTGAAAGAGAATATTACAGCCAAGACGCTGCCGAAGTTTTTCGAATAAATGAAATAGGTGATGGAGATATGGACGTAATTGAAATACTGAAAGCTTTGAGTGATGAAAACAGACTTCGAATTTTAAATTTATTAAACCATGGTGAACTGTGCGTATGTGATATTGAGAGAATTACACAGCTGTCCCAATCCAATTTGTCCAAACATTTAAACAAGCTAAGAATGACCGGACTTATTAAAGCCAAAAAGCGGGCACAATGGGTATTTTACTCTTTGAATGAAGATTGCTTTTTACAATATAGTTTTTTAAAAGCTTTATTTAACGTCGATATTCAACAAGTAAGACACTATGAGAAGGATATTGCTGCGAAAAATGCCATCGAAGATCTAACCTGTGGTGTCTGAACCAATAAATTTCTGAAAAAGATTATAAAAAGAGGTGACTGCGATGACGGAAAAGCGACTAGATTTTTTTGAACGATATTTAAGCATTTGGGTATTTATTTGTATTGTCATCGGTATCCTGTTCGGTAAAATGTTTCCGGGATTAGTGACTACTTTGAGTCAAATGGAAATAAGCCACGTTAATTTGCCGATTGCTGTACTCATTTGGTTGATGATTTATCCGATGATGCTAAAAATTGACTTTTCGGCGATACTAAAAGTCGGAGAGAAACCAAAGGGAATTTTTATTACACTGTTTGTGAACTGGATTATCAAGCCCTTTAGCATGGCTTTCCTTGGGTGGTTATTTTTTAAAAACCTTTTTTTACCATTTATAGGAACGGATTTAGCCAATCAATATGTTGCAGGCGTTATTATACTTGCAGCAGCCCCCTGCACGGCCATGGTATTTGTCTGGAGCTATCTTACTGATGGCGATTCCGCCTATACGCTTGTTCAGGTTGCGTTGAACGACTTAATTATGCTGCTTTTGTTTGCACCAATCGTCATGTTTTTGCTAGGTGTTTCGAACATTGTTGTTCCGAAAGATGTTCTCTTTATGTCGGTAGTCCTTTATATTGTCATCCCGTTAGTTGCTGGATATTTTACGCGGCGGTTCTTGCTTGGTACTAAAGGCGAAGCATGGTTTCATACTCGTTTTTTGGCTCCTCTAAAACCAGTCACGATCATAGCACTTTTGGCTACGCTCATCATTATTTTTGCTTTTCAGGGTGAAGTTATTTTAGGCAACTGGTTTAATATTATTTTAATTGCCATTCCGATCACCATTCAGGTGTATTTCAACTCTTCTCTCGCGTATTTTTTAGCTAAATATTTTAAAGTACCGCACTGTATAGCAGCTCCGGGAGCTCTGATCGGTGCCAGCAATTTCTTTGAACTTGCCGTAGCCGTTAGTATCTCCTTGTTTGGATTAACGTCAGGCGCCACCCTGGCCACTGTTGTCGGCGTATTGGTTGAAGTTCCTGTCATGCTATCGGTGTGCAATTTTTGCAATCGAACGAAGCATTGGTTTGATAAGGAAAAATTGATAAAATAACAGAATAGGGGCAAACGGACAGCCAGTGGCTGTCCGCACTATTTGTCTCTGATTGGAGGAATAACATTGAAAGAAAAAGTTCTATTTCTTTGTACACATAATTCGGCAAGATCGCAGATGGCCGAAGCGTTGTTACGCGCTCTAAAAGGAGATCGCTATGAGTCATTTAGTGCAGGAACTTTACCTGGAAAACTTAATCCTTATGTTGTTAGAGCCATGGCAGAGATGGGAGTGGATTTATCTAGCCATTACGCTAAAAGTTTGAATCAATTTCTTCATGATGATTTTGATTATATTGTTACTGTTTGTGATCATGCCCAAGAAAGTTGTCCCTATTTTCCTGGAGGAAGAAAGAAAATACACCAAAGTTTTGCCGATCCATCTAGTTTTACAGGAACAGATGATGAAATTATGGAAGGAGTACGACGTGTTAGAGATGAAATAAAAGAATGGATCATGACTGCATTTAAATAAAGCCTATCGCTTGATAAATTCGATAAGGAGATACAACTGTTATGTGCAATAGATGTGAACGCGTGGTAATTATTACAGGAGCAGCATCAGGAATTGGGAAAGTCCTATCCATGACTTCGGCAAATAACGGTTATCATGTTTTTTTATTTGATCGTGATGAGGATAAGCTGGTACAAGCCGTTCGTGATGAATTGACAACTGATAAAGCTGATTTTTTTGTCGGCGATGTTACTATAAAGAGCGACGTTGATGCGGCACTGGAAAGATGTATTGAAAAATTCGGTCGTGTTGATGCATTAGTTTCTAATGCGGGTATAATGGAAAAAGCAGAGTTTCTTGAAATGACGGAAGATCAATGGAATAAAACAATGGATGTGAACTTAAAAGGAACCTTCCTTTGGGGGCAGACAGCGGCCAAATGGATGGTTGAGAATCATCAAAGTGGTAGCATCGTAAATATTGCTTGTATGAGGGCTAGTCTTGTAGGAAAGCGTATGGCGGCATATGCAGCGTCAAAGGCTGGCGTTCGAACGCTAACTAAAGCAATGGCTGTTGAATTAGCTCCTTATCAAATAACTGTTAATGCAATTGAACCAGGCAGGACTTCTACCGATCTTTTAAAAAAACATATTACCGATATTAATGGGGAAGCTTTACGCCAAAAACTTATTCCGCTTGGAAGATTTGCTATGCCCGAGGAAATCGCTCAAACAGTACTCTTCTTAATTTCTGAGCAGGCAAAATATATTACGGGAGCATCTATTCCTGTAGATGGTGGATATAGTATTGCAAAGGATTAACATTTGTTTATGTATACTTATTATTGTAAGAGACTGCGATGAATTATCAAAATATTTTAAACTACCGTGATGTTTATCACGGCAGTTTTTTTTGTCTTATTATATAATCAGATTGTTAAAATTTGAACTAGAAGAAGTCGCTTATGTATTTGGAGAAGCTGATATTTCTATAATCTTAGTCTTGTCCATTAGAAGATACGGTTGCTGCAATTCTTTTCATTGCCATTCCAAATGCACATATCAAAAAAGAAAGAGGTGTAAACATGGGCTATTGTCTAGACAAGGATGGATTCAATCAGGTATTAAATGAATGGTCGAAAGAATATATCGTCTATGCTCCCAAGCTTTTTAAGGGTGGGGGGAATTTCTCGGATACTGATCGCATCCGTTACGGAGAAATCCATACAGTTGAAGAAATTATTTTTGACCGTAAATCGGATTACTCGTTTAAGGAGGTATTGCTGCCTTTGTCGCAGACGTTGTTCTTTTTTACCGAGAATATGGTAAAAGAAGCTGATTTTCCGAAAAAAGGGGCAGTTATTTTATTGCGCAGCTGCGATCTTAATGCTGTGAAGCGGCTGGATGCAATTTATCTTGAAAACGGCTCTGAAGATTACTATTATAAACGCCTGCGGGATAAAGTAAAGTTTATCTTGATTGGCTGTGAGCATTCCTTTGAAAACTGTTTTTGTGTCGACATGGGAACCAACAGCGTCGACAGTTATGATGCTTACCTTGAATTTAAGAACGGTGAAATATTTGTGGATAATCATAATGATGCGTGGAAAACATTATTTACTGCGCATAGTATTGGAACGCCTGCTGTAATTCCTTCCTATGTAACCAAAAATGAGACG encodes:
- the asrA gene encoding anaerobic sulfite reductase subunit AsrA — encoded protein: MGYCLDKDGFNQVLNEWSKEYIVYAPKLFKGGGNFSDTDRIRYGEIHTVEEIIFDRKSDYSFKEVLLPLSQTLFFFTENMVKEADFPKKGAVILLRSCDLNAVKRLDAIYLENGSEDYYYKRLRDKVKFILIGCEHSFENCFCVDMGTNSVDSYDAYLEFKNGEIFVDNHNDAWKTLFTAHSIGTPAVIPSYVTKNETHVHIPDGITPDIAHSKMWDEYDSRCINCGRCNFVCPTCTCFTMQDIFYTDNGKVGERRRVWASCMVDGFTDVAGGGSYRKKNGQRMRFKVLHKVYDFKKRNGYHMCVGCGRCDDICPEYISFANSINKLGAAVKEVSLNAVK